A region of Lacinutrix sp. Hel_I_90 DNA encodes the following proteins:
- a CDS encoding L-threonylcarbamoyladenylate synthase — MAEFIRIYEENPNPKEIKKVVNVLKNGGLIIYPTDTVYGLGCDITNTKALERIARIKGVKLEKANLSFICHDLSNLSDYVKQIDSSTFKILKRALPGPYTFILPGSKSLPSVFKKKKQVGIRVPNNNITVEIVKALGNPLVSTSIRDEDEVLEYTTDPELILEKWNDLVDLVIDGGYGGNEASTIVDLTEAEPIVIREGKGSLEIF, encoded by the coding sequence ATGGCTGAATTTATTAGGATTTACGAAGAAAATCCAAACCCGAAAGAAATCAAGAAAGTGGTGAATGTGCTAAAAAATGGTGGACTCATCATTTATCCAACAGATACTGTTTATGGGTTGGGCTGCGATATAACAAATACAAAAGCATTAGAGCGTATCGCTAGAATAAAAGGCGTTAAACTAGAGAAAGCTAATCTTTCTTTCATTTGTCATGATTTGAGTAATTTAAGCGATTATGTAAAGCAAATTGATTCGTCTACCTTCAAAATTTTAAAGCGAGCCTTGCCTGGGCCCTATACTTTTATTTTACCAGGATCAAAATCATTGCCTAGTGTTTTTAAGAAAAAAAAGCAGGTTGGTATTCGTGTTCCAAACAACAATATTACTGTTGAAATTGTAAAAGCTTTGGGTAATCCATTAGTGTCTACCTCAATACGGGATGAGGATGAGGTTTTAGAATATACTACAGATCCAGAATTGATTCTTGAGAAATGGAACGATTTAGTGGACTTAGTCATCGATGGTGGCTATGGTGGTAATGAAGCCTCTACAATCGTTGATTTAACAGAAGCAGAACCTATTGTGATTAGAGAAGGAAAAGGGAGTTTAGAAATTTTTTAA
- a CDS encoding FMN-binding glutamate synthase family protein produces MDTFLNFLSNSSWWLWVLIVLVIVVLRDVIQRKHTISHNFPVVGHLRYLFESIGPEIRQYFVANNREELPFNRIERSWVYASAKSENNYEGFGTDRDIYAHQHIFINNAMIPYRVPDDHPNAKDKHFLPCAKVIGLHNKRRRPFRPASVINVSAMSFGSLSARAIDSLNKGVQMADAYHNTGEGGLSPYHKNGADVIFHFGTGYFGVRAEDGGFSMEKMKKLVEEHPFIRAIELKLSQGAKPGKGGVLPGAKISQEIADIRGVEVGKDVLSPPNHKAFDTIPEMVDFIEAIAENTGLPVGIKAAIGKLEQWEELTNIMKTTGKGPDFITVDGGEGGTGAAPPSFADHVSLPWVYGFGDLYKLFQKKGLEEQVVFIGSGKLGFPGKAAMAFSMGVDIINVAREAMMSIGCIQAQICHTNRCPSGVATQSKWLQRGIDVPLKSERLAQYFKTFKKECIEITHAAGYEHPCQFKMTDIEVNIDDHNLSNALSETYQYQKTPVPFHGMQDLKDCQYLGGNT; encoded by the coding sequence ATGGATACCTTTCTAAACTTTCTATCAAATAGCTCTTGGTGGCTATGGGTTCTCATTGTATTAGTAATAGTAGTACTTCGCGATGTCATACAAAGAAAACACACCATAAGTCATAACTTTCCAGTTGTAGGACATTTACGTTATTTATTTGAAAGCATAGGCCCTGAAATCCGCCAGTATTTTGTTGCTAATAACAGAGAAGAACTCCCTTTTAATCGCATAGAACGTAGTTGGGTTTATGCGTCGGCTAAAAGTGAAAATAATTATGAAGGCTTTGGCACCGATCGTGATATTTATGCACACCAGCATATTTTCATAAATAACGCCATGATTCCTTATAGGGTTCCCGATGATCATCCCAATGCAAAAGACAAACACTTTTTACCCTGTGCTAAAGTTATTGGTTTACATAATAAGCGCAGACGTCCTTTTCGACCAGCATCAGTTATTAATGTTTCTGCTATGAGTTTTGGCTCACTATCTGCCAGAGCCATAGATTCTTTAAATAAAGGTGTGCAAATGGCTGATGCCTATCATAACACTGGAGAAGGCGGTTTATCGCCTTACCACAAGAATGGAGCTGATGTTATTTTTCATTTTGGAACGGGTTACTTTGGCGTTCGTGCTGAAGATGGTGGTTTTTCTATGGAAAAGATGAAAAAATTAGTGGAAGAGCATCCATTTATTCGCGCAATAGAATTAAAATTATCTCAAGGTGCTAAGCCAGGAAAAGGCGGAGTACTTCCTGGCGCAAAGATCTCTCAGGAAATAGCAGATATTCGCGGTGTTGAAGTTGGCAAAGATGTGCTTTCACCTCCAAATCACAAAGCCTTTGATACCATTCCCGAAATGGTCGATTTTATTGAAGCCATTGCTGAAAACACCGGCTTACCTGTTGGTATCAAAGCGGCTATTGGTAAATTAGAACAATGGGAAGAACTAACAAATATTATGAAAACCACAGGCAAGGGTCCTGATTTTATTACCGTTGATGGTGGCGAAGGTGGCACAGGTGCGGCACCTCCTAGTTTTGCCGATCATGTAAGCTTGCCATGGGTATACGGATTTGGAGATTTATACAAATTATTTCAGAAAAAAGGATTAGAAGAACAAGTGGTTTTTATTGGGAGTGGTAAATTAGGTTTTCCAGGAAAAGCAGCTATGGCTTTTTCCATGGGTGTTGATATTATAAATGTGGCCCGGGAAGCCATGATGAGCATTGGCTGTATTCAAGCCCAAATATGCCATACTAATCGTTGTCCAAGCGGTGTTGCTACGCAAAGCAAATGGCTACAACGTGGTATTGATGTTCCTTTAAAATCGGAACGCTTGGCACAATACTTTAAGACCTTCAAGAAAGAATGTATTGAAATCACGCATGCTGCAGGTTACGAACACCCTTGCCAATTCAAAATGACCGATATTGAAGTTAATATCGACGATCATAACTTATCCAATGCACTAAGTGAAACGTATCAATACCAAAAAACACCAGTTCCTTTTCACGGTATGCAGGATTTGAAAGACTGCCAATACCTAGGTGGAAACACGTAA
- a CDS encoding ATP-dependent helicase, with amino-acid sequence MEKYLSQLNEAQLEPTIQKDGPMIIIAGAGSGKTRVLTYRIAYLMSKGVDAFNILALTFTNKAAKEMKGRIAQIVGDGEAKNLWMGTFHSVFAKILRFEGHHLGFPSNFTIYDTQDSQKLLGSIIKEMGLEKDIYKTKQVYSRISSYKNSLITVKAYFKNPELMEADAMARRPKMGEIYAEYVDRCFKAGAMDFDDLLLRTNELLTRFPAVLAQYQNKFRYILVDEYQDTNHSQYLIVRALADRFQNICVVGDDAQSIYAFRGANINNILNFQKDYDDVKMFRLEQNYRSTKNIVGAANSVIEHNKTKLEKIVWTANDEGEKVKVHRSLTDGDEGRYVASAIWEEKMTNQLPNSDFAILYRTNSQSRAMEDALRKRDIPYRIYGGTSFYQRKEIKDVTAYLRLILNSADEEALKRVINYPARGIGQTTIDRLVVAANVTGKTIFGLLKDIDTIDININGGTKNKLRDFVTLIESYQVMNQTANAFDLAEHVTKTSGLIREFNKDGTPEGVMRLENVEELLNGIKDFVEGQLEIADSKDDLAEFLEDIALATDLDGDKGDPNHVALMTIHSSKGLEFNQVFIVGLEEDLFPSAMSMNTRDELEEERRLFYVALTRAEKKAYLTYALSRYRWGKLVDSEPSRFIEEIEEEFLDIITPIEERRINPMLSADIFGDVEPNKIRFKKPTQPKFQKKVAKKKEPVNFEISAPKKLKKASEISSPKGANLFGGELTVGNRVKHLKFGRGEVLKMEGKGGDIKAEIDFEFGGKKKLLLRFAKLELIG; translated from the coding sequence TTGGAAAAGTATTTAAGTCAGTTAAACGAAGCACAACTAGAGCCTACTATTCAAAAGGATGGCCCCATGATAATTATTGCTGGTGCGGGTTCTGGGAAAACGCGGGTGTTAACTTATCGTATTGCTTACTTAATGAGCAAAGGTGTTGATGCCTTTAATATACTGGCATTAACCTTTACCAACAAGGCGGCGAAAGAAATGAAAGGCCGTATTGCCCAAATTGTAGGCGATGGAGAAGCAAAAAACTTATGGATGGGAACCTTTCACTCTGTTTTTGCTAAGATTCTTCGTTTTGAAGGTCACCACTTAGGTTTTCCTAGTAACTTTACAATTTACGATACACAAGATTCTCAAAAACTTTTGGGTTCCATTATTAAAGAAATGGGACTAGAGAAAGATATTTATAAAACAAAACAGGTTTACAGCAGGATTTCTTCTTATAAAAATAGCTTAATTACTGTAAAAGCGTATTTCAAAAACCCAGAACTTATGGAAGCCGATGCCATGGCAAGGCGTCCTAAAATGGGAGAGATTTATGCAGAATATGTGGATCGCTGTTTTAAAGCAGGAGCCATGGATTTTGATGATTTATTATTAAGAACCAATGAGCTGTTAACCAGATTCCCAGCTGTTCTAGCACAGTATCAAAATAAGTTTCGTTACATACTCGTAGATGAGTATCAAGATACAAACCACTCACAATATTTAATAGTACGAGCGTTAGCCGATCGTTTTCAAAACATTTGTGTGGTTGGTGACGATGCACAAAGTATTTATGCTTTTCGCGGGGCAAACATCAATAATATTTTAAACTTCCAAAAAGATTATGACGATGTTAAAATGTTCCGCTTAGAACAAAATTACCGCTCAACAAAAAATATAGTTGGTGCTGCTAATTCTGTAATTGAGCACAATAAAACGAAATTAGAAAAAATTGTTTGGACCGCAAATGATGAAGGCGAAAAGGTTAAAGTACACCGCTCTTTAACAGATGGAGACGAAGGGCGTTATGTAGCCAGTGCCATTTGGGAAGAAAAGATGACTAATCAATTACCAAACAGTGATTTTGCAATTTTATATCGTACCAATTCGCAATCTCGTGCCATGGAGGACGCTTTGCGTAAGCGTGATATTCCGTATCGTATTTATGGTGGCACATCATTCTACCAGCGTAAGGAGATAAAGGATGTAACGGCATATTTACGTTTAATACTTAATTCAGCAGATGAAGAAGCTTTAAAACGGGTGATTAATTATCCGGCACGTGGTATTGGTCAAACAACTATAGATCGATTAGTTGTTGCTGCAAATGTTACTGGTAAAACTATTTTTGGCCTTTTAAAAGACATAGATACTATAGATATTAATATTAATGGTGGTACAAAAAATAAACTAAGAGATTTTGTTACCTTGATAGAAAGTTATCAAGTGATGAATCAAACAGCAAACGCTTTTGATTTAGCAGAACATGTTACGAAAACCAGTGGCTTAATTCGAGAGTTTAACAAGGATGGAACGCCAGAAGGTGTTATGAGACTTGAAAACGTTGAAGAGCTCTTAAATGGTATTAAAGATTTTGTTGAAGGCCAATTAGAAATAGCAGATTCTAAAGACGATTTAGCAGAATTTTTAGAAGATATCGCATTAGCTACAGACTTAGATGGCGATAAAGGAGATCCTAATCACGTAGCATTAATGACTATTCACTCGTCTAAAGGTTTAGAGTTTAATCAGGTATTTATAGTGGGCTTAGAGGAAGATTTATTTCCAAGTGCCATGAGTATGAATACACGTGATGAGCTAGAAGAAGAACGACGATTATTTTACGTAGCGTTGACAAGAGCAGAAAAGAAGGCGTATCTTACGTATGCATTATCAAGATACCGTTGGGGGAAACTAGTAGATTCTGAACCAAGCCGTTTTATAGAAGAAATAGAAGAGGAGTTCTTAGATATTATAACTCCAATAGAAGAAAGACGCATCAATCCCATGCTATCTGCAGATATTTTTGGCGATGTTGAACCTAATAAAATTAGATTTAAAAAACCTACACAACCTAAATTCCAAAAGAAAGTGGCAAAAAAGAAAGAACCGGTGAACTTCGAAATTAGTGCACCTAAAAAACTTAAAAAAGCATCAGAAATTTCAAGTCCTAAAGGGGCGAACTTATTTGGCGGAGAACTTACTGTAGGCAATAGAGTAAAACATTTAAAGTTTGGTAGAGGAGAAGTGCTTAAAATGGAAGGTAAAGGGGGCGATATTAAAGCTGAGATCGATTTTGAATTTGGTGGTAAAAAGAAATTGTTACTGCGCTTTGCTAAGTTGGAGCTTATAGGCTAA
- a CDS encoding cytochrome-c peroxidase: MFFYTIKTNAVAMSLLALSCFLCSCVNESYYEEVSALDSQLLSLIDEKSNGIGPYFFQLPDSNDYVNIPQDPLNPITTDKVALGKMLVHDTATGGNAKIDLAIETFSCASCHPVAAGFYSGNLQGIGEGGKGFGTIGDHRIIDQSMPLDSIDIEPIKVPSLLNSAYQEVMLWNGSLGGTGINTPYIAQNANTIPENLLGYQGLETQGMAGQAAHRLRIDKDFATNYGYKAMFDAAFPEVPENERYTKLTAGLAIAAYNRTLLANESPWQDWLKGNYDRMNVQEKRGAVLFFDKGRCINCHTGPALKSNAFYALGMGDIDQSNGIIINPDDFIIKSKGRGGFTNNSSDDYKFKVPNLYNLKSNRFYGHGCTFTSLNEVVSYIVKGEKQNNSVPNGQLAEDFKDLKLSQQEINEIVAFIENALYDSNLERYVPAQVFSGNCIPNSDLQSQLDLGCN, from the coding sequence ATGTTTTTCTACACAATAAAAACCAATGCTGTGGCAATGTCGTTGCTTGCATTATCCTGTTTTTTATGTTCGTGTGTTAATGAATCTTATTATGAAGAAGTTTCTGCTTTAGATTCACAATTATTATCATTAATTGATGAAAAGTCTAATGGCATAGGTCCTTATTTTTTTCAACTACCAGATTCAAATGATTATGTAAATATCCCTCAAGATCCATTAAACCCAATTACAACAGATAAAGTAGCTCTAGGAAAAATGTTAGTCCATGACACAGCCACAGGAGGTAATGCCAAAATAGATTTGGCAATAGAAACCTTTTCATGTGCTAGTTGCCACCCTGTAGCTGCTGGTTTTTATTCTGGCAATTTACAAGGTATTGGTGAAGGCGGTAAAGGTTTTGGTACTATTGGAGACCATAGAATCATAGATCAAAGCATGCCTTTAGACTCCATAGATATTGAACCCATAAAAGTACCAAGCCTTTTAAATTCTGCTTATCAAGAGGTCATGCTCTGGAATGGATCGTTAGGTGGTACAGGAATTAACACGCCTTATATCGCTCAAAATGCGAATACCATTCCAGAAAACTTACTAGGCTATCAAGGTTTAGAAACCCAAGGTATGGCTGGACAAGCTGCACATAGATTGAGAATTGATAAAGATTTCGCAACTAATTACGGTTATAAAGCTATGTTTGACGCTGCTTTTCCTGAGGTACCAGAAAATGAGCGTTATACAAAATTAACAGCAGGGTTAGCGATTGCCGCATATAACAGGACGCTTTTAGCCAATGAATCACCTTGGCAAGATTGGTTGAAGGGAAATTACGACCGTATGAATGTCCAAGAGAAAAGAGGGGCTGTTTTATTTTTTGATAAAGGGAGATGTATTAACTGCCACACGGGACCTGCCCTCAAATCAAATGCATTTTATGCATTAGGCATGGGAGATATAGACCAAAGTAATGGCATTATAATTAACCCAGATGATTTTATAATCAAAAGTAAAGGACGTGGAGGCTTTACCAATAATAGTAGTGACGATTATAAATTTAAGGTTCCTAATTTGTACAATTTAAAATCTAATAGGTTTTATGGTCATGGTTGTACATTCACCTCATTAAATGAAGTGGTTAGTTATATCGTTAAAGGTGAAAAACAAAACAATAGTGTACCAAATGGACAGTTAGCAGAAGATTTCAAGGACCTCAAACTGTCGCAACAAGAAATTAATGAGATCGTTGCATTTATAGAAAATGCATTATATGATTCTAATTTAGAACGTTATGTTCCCGCTCAAGTCTTTTCTGGCAACTGTATTCCTAATAGTGATTTACAATCTCAGCTAGATTTGGGTTGTAATTAA